One region of Primulina tabacum isolate GXHZ01 chromosome 1, ASM2559414v2, whole genome shotgun sequence genomic DNA includes:
- the LOC142506183 gene encoding uncharacterized protein LOC142506183 yields the protein MKIMKANTTIALTEGLPHRIEKPRDGKTSEDKIKANLDNVAKDILYKTLDKNTFSKIKMCKSAKKICEKLIQHCEENEQTKENKLSVAIQKFDNIKMKAGESMSDFNERVSSIVNELNALGRVHSNKEIAMKLIRGLPKEWDV from the coding sequence atgaagatcaTGAAAGCGAACACAACTATTGCTCTTACTGAAGGATTACCACATCGAATAGAGAAGCCACGAGATGGGAAGACCTCAGAAGATAAGATAAAGGCTAACTTGGACAATGTTGCCAAGGACATCTTGTATAAAACTCTGGACAAAAACACAtttagcaaaatcaaaatgtgtaaaTCAGCTAAGAAAATCTGTGAAAAGCTGATTCAGCATTGTGAAGAAAATGAgcagacaaaagaaaacaagttgTCAGTTGCTAttcagaaatttgataacatcaagatgaaagccGGAGAATCGATGAGTGATTTTAATGAAAGAGTCAGCAGCATAGTGAATgaattgaatgcacttggaagaGTGCACTCAAATAAAGAGATTGCCATGAAACTAATACgtggtcttcccaaggagtgggatgTTTAA